CTGTCAGCTTTTGAAAATAGAAGCATATCTCCTCCAACTCAGACTTGTGACTTGTTGCGCCACCAAGTGACTGAATTTTTCTCTTGATTAAATCATGCACGGAACATCTACTATAAGCAAGTGTTAGCTAACAACAGCTTATACTTTTGCGAAAGGACTGACGCATGGGAAATGAAAGGATAACTGAGACCTTCGCCGGTTTCATAAGAAATTTAAGAATAGCAGCAAACAAAACTATGGGCCAAGTGGCTCGGGAACTAGGTATCACCGTTGTGTATTACTCAGAAGTTGAAGCAGGTAAGAAGCCCGCTTTTCCGAATGGTAAAGTGGACTATGGAATCTTGGCAAAGGCTCTTGGAACGGCTGAGAAAAGTTTGAAGCAAATCGCTGATCTTGATAGGGAAAAACGCCAAATTTTGAAAATGTTTGGGTGTGATTCCGACACCGCTGATTTGGCAGTAGCCTTCGGTCGTCGCCTTACAAACAACGAGCTTACGGATAAGCAGATTGAAAAGATCCGGAAAATTCTCAACGAGGAGCAGTAATGGATTTCAGCTTGATCTCAGTACCGGTTGTGCGTGGGATGTCCCACGCACAGATTGAAAAAGAAGCGTCAGAGTTTTTGCAGCTTGTAGCACCTGAATGTTTATCAGATCCCCGTCCAACACCAATGCTTGAAATTTTTGAAAACAAAATGGATCTCTTGGGCTTCCGAGTTGTCGTTGGCAAAAACGTCAAAGGACTTGGAGGTGTAACCGATGTTACCAACCGATTTATCGAAATCCCTTTGGCAACGTACAATCAACTTGAAAAAGGCGTACCACGCGCGCGCTTCACGATTGCTCATGAGTGCGGTCACGCAAAAATTCATGGAAAGCAAGCTCAGATGGGAACTTTCGCTTCCAGTGAAAACATACAGTTTGCGAGGAGATCAGAACTTCGTCCCTTTGAGGACCCTGAGTGGCAAGCAGATACATTCGCAGCGGCTGTTTTGATGCCGTGGCAAACAATGAGGAT
This window of the Bdellovibrionales bacterium genome carries:
- a CDS encoding ImmA/IrrE family metallo-endopeptidase, which translates into the protein MDFSLISVPVVRGMSHAQIEKEASEFLQLVAPECLSDPRPTPMLEIFENKMDLLGFRVVVGKNVKGLGGVTDVTNRFIEIPLATYNQLEKGVPRARFTIAHECGHAKIHGKQAQMGTFASSENIQFARRSELRPFEDPEWQADTFAAAVLMPWQTMRMLYERGEMNVQTVMSVFQVSQAAASRRVMRLQASFEK
- a CDS encoding helix-turn-helix domain-containing protein, which gives rise to MGNERITETFAGFIRNLRIAANKTMGQVARELGITVVYYSEVEAGKKPAFPNGKVDYGILAKALGTAEKSLKQIADLDREKRQILKMFGCDSDTADLAVAFGRRLTNNELTDKQIEKIRKILNEEQ